From a region of the Lactuca sativa cultivar Salinas chromosome 4, Lsat_Salinas_v11, whole genome shotgun sequence genome:
- the LOC111905012 gene encoding uncharacterized protein LOC111905012: MDVKCAFLNGELEEMVYVEQPPGFLNENYPNHYYILDKVVYGLKLSSSMAELGGDFYQPGSLHQVVTCKIRNGRRITSQGPNGIQNEANTVLGQTYSGYYSLSTNDWIINVSSRPDIFFAVCCCARFQANPRDPHMTPVKNILRYLKRSSSLGIWYPSNSVFFMQAFLDAYLGGCGLDHKRSSGRC; the protein is encoded by the exons atggatgtcaaatgtgctttTCTGAATGGTGAGTTAGAGGAAATGGTCTACGTAGAGCAACCACCAGGTTTTTTGAATGAAAATTATCCAAACCACTACTACATTTTGGATAAGGTTGTGTACGGTTTAAAACTATCCTctagcatg GCAGAGTTGGGAGGGGatttttatcaaccaggaagcctacaccaagTCGTTACTTGCAAAATTCGGAATGGTAGGAGAATCACAAGTCAAGGTCCCAATGGCATTCAGAACGAGGCTAACACCGTCCTTGGACAAACCTATAGTGGATATTACTctctatcgacaaatgattggaTCATTAATGTATCCAGTCGACCAGACATATTTTTTGCTGTTTGTtgttgtgctaggtttcaggcgaatcctcgtgatcCACACATGACTCCTGTAAAGAATATTCTGAGATATCTCAAAAGGTCATCTTCTCTCGGAATATGGTATCCGTCAAACTCCGTATTCTTTATGCAAGCATTTTTGGATGCTTATCTTGGCGGATGTGGTCTCGATCATAAAAGAAGTTCTGGGAGATGTTAG
- the LOC111905011 gene encoding uncharacterized mitochondrial protein AtMg00820-like — translation MEFCMFHSFISKNEPKTVKIVLDHSDWVQAMQDDLNEFERNKLWWLIPTPKNASVVGLKWVFQNKLDKEGNVIRNKACLMVKGYCQEEGIDYEETSAPVARLESVLIFLAYASHKNFEVY, via the coding sequence atggaattttgcatgtttcatTCGTTCATCTCCAAAAATGAGCCCAAAACCGTGAAGATTgttcttgatcattctgattgggtgcaagcCATGCAGGATGATCTAAATGAATTTGAGCGTAATAAACTTTGGTGGCTGATTCCAACTCCGAAGAATGCATCCGTGGTAGGACTAAAATGGGTATTCCAAAACAAGCTTgacaaagaaggaaatgtcatTCGTAATAAGGCATGTCTAATGGTAAAGGgttattgtcaggaagaaggaatagactacgaAGAGACATCCGCACCGGTTGCAAGGCTTGAATCTGTTCTCATTTTCCTTGCCTATGCATCTCATAAGAATTTCGAAGTCTAttag